A part of Thermodesulfobacteriota bacterium genomic DNA contains:
- a CDS encoding zinc-dependent dehydrogenase → MKVAMYYKNADVRLEEMNVPKIGPSEILIRVYASGICGSDLMEWYRLPKAPLVLGHEIAGEVVEVGDKVSKFSVGERVIATHHVPCNTCYHCLRGNHSACPTLRSTSFDPGGFSEYIRIPEINVDRGVLKLPDNVSYEEASFVEPLGCVVRGQRLAGFQMTDTVAVMGSGMTGLLHVQLAKAQGAGKIIATDISDYKLSIAKEFGADYPIHADKDIASHIREVNDGRLADFVAVCIGAKPVLEQAFDLVEPGGTILFFAPSGPDTKIEIPFNDYWWSGVKTLSSYAASPEDLAIALELISSRRVNVADMVTHRVPLSETGEGFRMVEQGGDSIKIIVEPHK, encoded by the coding sequence ATGAAAGTAGCAATGTACTACAAGAATGCGGACGTGCGGCTTGAGGAGATGAACGTTCCAAAAATTGGTCCTTCTGAAATTCTTATCCGCGTCTATGCAAGCGGTATTTGCGGAAGTGACCTTATGGAGTGGTACAGACTACCAAAAGCCCCTTTAGTCTTAGGGCATGAAATTGCGGGTGAGGTAGTTGAGGTTGGAGATAAAGTTTCTAAATTCAGTGTTGGCGAGCGCGTTATTGCAACTCATCATGTTCCCTGTAACACCTGTTATCACTGTCTAAGAGGAAATCATTCCGCTTGTCCAACTCTTAGATCAACTAGCTTTGACCCGGGTGGATTCTCTGAATATATACGTATCCCTGAGATTAATGTGGACCGTGGAGTGCTAAAGCTCCCGGATAATGTTAGTTATGAAGAAGCTTCATTCGTAGAACCTCTTGGCTGTGTTGTGAGAGGTCAGCGTTTGGCTGGGTTTCAGATGACCGACACAGTGGCTGTAATGGGCAGCGGAATGACAGGGCTGCTCCATGTTCAACTAGCAAAGGCACAGGGCGCAGGGAAAATAATTGCTACGGATATTAGTGATTACAAACTCAGTATTGCGAAAGAGTTTGGAGCCGATTATCCAATTCATGCAGATAAAGATATTGCCTCTCATATTAGAGAGGTTAATGACGGCAGACTCGCAGATTTTGTTGCGGTATGTATTGGTGCAAAACCGGTTTTAGAGCAAGCTTTTGATCTAGTTGAGCCCGGAGGTACGATCTTATTTTTTGCACCTTCAGGGCCTGATACTAAAATTGAGATTCCTTTTAACGACTATTGGTGGTCTGGAGTGAAAACACTAAGCTCCTACGCAGCATCTCCTGAGGATTTGGCTATTGCGCTCGAGCTAATTAGCTCAAGAAGAGTAAATGTTGCCGATATGGTAACTCACAGAGTTCCGCTTTCTGAAACTGGAGAGGGATTTCGTATGGTCGAGCAGGGCGGGGACTCAATAAAGATAATAGTCGAGCCTCATAAGTAG
- a CDS encoding phage holin family protein, with protein sequence MLALLLSLIISALSILIVGYIIPGFSVQDFGSALIAAVVIGIINATIGIFLKIITIPISILTFGIFFLVINALMLMFASSLLSPGFSVSGFWAAFFGAIVLAIVNMLIRGLIGAGK encoded by the coding sequence ATGTTAGCCCTTTTATTAAGCCTAATAATAAGCGCACTAAGCATTTTAATTGTAGGTTATATAATCCCTGGGTTTTCGGTTCAGGACTTTGGCTCTGCGCTTATAGCAGCAGTTGTTATAGGTATTATTAATGCAACTATAGGTATCTTTCTAAAAATTATCACAATCCCGATATCTATACTTACTTTTGGCATATTCTTTTTAGTAATAAATGCTCTTATGCTGATGTTCGCATCGTCACTATTATCACCAGGATTTAGTGTTAGCGGTTTTTGGGCGGCCTTTTTCGGCGCTATAGTACTCGCAATAGTGAATATGCTGATTAGAGGTTTGATAGGCGCTGGAAAGTAA